In one window of Oryzias melastigma strain HK-1 linkage group LG5, ASM292280v2, whole genome shotgun sequence DNA:
- the utp3 gene encoding something about silencing protein 10, whose product MVRAKRNIKVPKPRKTEQYDEDDPRAYSNMPVPDKTSSEFTKDKIDKFHDEKIANLLARGVQMESDEDDLDDEEEVMALDESESEEEEEEENEGEETDMESDLDGKKDEDLPNELAWGTKKRMFYDSDYVVSKGKSNEELEAEEREEEEEAISIQKRLAANLSEEDYDLNFFQEFAEEENKVKAAEKQERIVKDLKQMSHKDKMKLLKKESPELLELIQDFKAKLSELKNELQPLVQMVKDGKIPAGKGADYLVTKQQLYLNYCTNISFYLVLKAKRIPAHNHPVIERLLTYRNLINDLGAVDARLSPEFRKLLSGDQKSTNRPAEGKKTKVPDKEEKDPDDTLPESVGDSDSDLDEEAALNFYREVEKRVKLKRKNKDPEAEEVEENNGDDEQQDPDNKRGITYQMAKNKGLTPKRKKIDRNPRVKHREKFRRAKIRRKGQVRDVRREEQRYSGEMSGIRAGVKKSTKLK is encoded by the exons ATGGTGCGAGCAAAACG taatATAAAAGTGCCGAAGCCCAGGAAGACCGAACAGTATGATGAAGATGACCCCAGAGCATACAGTAATATGCCAGTCCCTGATAAG ACTTCCTCCGAGTTCACAAAAGACAAGATCGACAAGTTTCATGATGAGAAGATCGCC AACCTTCTGGCCCGTGGCGTCCAGATGGAGAGTGACGAAGATGACCTGGACGATGAG GAGGAGGTCATGGCCCTGGATGAGTCAGAGtctgaagaggaagaggaggaggagaatgaAGGAGAGGAGACGGATATGGAGAGTGATTTAGACGGGAAAAAGGATGAAG ATCTTCCTAATGAACTGGCGTGGGGCACCAAGAAGAGAATGTTCTACGACTCGGATTACGTCGTCAGCA AAGGAAAATCTAATGAAGAATTGGAGGCCGAAGAgcgggaggaagaggaggaggctaTCAGCATCCAGAAACGTTTAGCTGCAAATCTGAGCGAAGAGGATTATGATCTCAACTTTTTTCAG GAGTTTGCTGAAGAGGAGAACAAAGTTAAAGCGGCTGAAAAGCAGGAGAGGATTGTGAAAGACCTGAAGCAGATGTCCCACAAAGACAAGATGAAACTCCTGAAAAAAGAATCGCCCGAGTTACTTGAACTCATCCAAGACTTCAAGGCAAAG CTCAGCGAGCTGAAAAATGAGCTGCAGCCGCTTGTTCAGATGGTCAAGGATGGAAAAATCCCTGCAGGAAAG GGCGCTGACTACCTTGTGaccaaacagcagctttatctGAA TTACTGCACAAACATCAGCTTCTACTTGGTGCTGAAGGCGAAGCGGATCCCGGCACACAACCACCCCGTCATCGAACGACTGCTCACCTACAGGAAC CTCATCAATGATCTCGGCGCAGTGGACGCTCGGCTCTCACCGGAGTTTCGTAAACTTCTATCCGGTGACCAGAAATCCACCAACAGACCAGCTGAGGGCAAGAAAACTAAAGTCCCTGATAAAGAGGAGAAG GATCCTGATGACACGCTGCCCGAGTCTGTAGGCGACTCCGACTCTGACCTGGATGAAGAAGCTGCTTTGAATTTCTACAGAGAAGTGGAGAAACGAGTGAAgctgaagaggaaaaacaaagatccaGAAGCTGAAGA GGTTGAGGAGAATAACGGCGATGATGAGCAGCAGGATCCAGACAACAAGAGAGGAATCACTTATCAG ATGGCGAAGAACAAGGGGCTGACGCCGAAGAGGAAGAAGATCGACCGTAATCCCAGAGTCAAGCACCGAGAGAAGTTCAGACGGGCCAAGATCCGCAGAAAGGGCCAG GTCCGAGACGTTCGGCGAGAGGAGCAGCGGTACAGCGGGGAGATGTCGGGTATTCGTGCAGGCGTCAAGAAGAGCACCAAGCTCAAGTAG
- the ppcs gene encoding phosphopantothenate--cysteine ligase isoform X2 yields the protein MSMRLRRRCLPSPGVMRTRVGGWFSSHQEAQRFPWSRVRHRSLYPYTRMFLPINLLEALQFRGGEGASATGGEVVVNQQLLPNIAKVLKRYNEVKEGGLLLPIEFNTLSEYLHLLKAAAQELSSVGSLAMFYLAAAVSDFYIPASEMPEHKIQSSNGPLQLSMKMVPKILSPLVKDWAPKAFVISFKLETDASILLDKARRALDAYRHQAVVANILDSRRGHVVVVTPDTQTELTLDEDDTKNEVEIEEKIVSNLISAHTKFINQPIG from the exons ATGTCGATGAGGTTAAGGAGAAGATGTCTGCCTTCGCCAGGCGTCATGCGGACGCGGGTCGGCGGGTGGTTCTCATCACATCAGGAGGCACAAAGGTTCCCCTGGAGTCGCGTACG GCACCGTTCTCTCTACCCCTACACGAGAATGTTCCTACCCATTAACCTGCTGGAGGCTCTGCAGttcagaggaggagaaggagcatCTGCAACCGGCGGTGAAGTGGTGGTTAACCAGCAGCTGCTTCCAAACATCGCCAAAGTACTGAAGAGGTATAACGAGGTGAAAGAGGGAGGACTTCTGCTGCCCATCGAGTTCAACACTCTGTCAGAGTATCTGCATTTGCTGAAAGCTGCAGCACAGGAGCTCAGCTCAGTAG GATCGTTGGCCATGTTTTACTTGGCCGCTGCTGTGTCTGATTTCTACATCCCTGCATCAGAGATGCCTGAGCACAAAATCCAGTCTTCCAACGGGCCTCTTCAA CTCAGCATGAAAATGGTCCCGAAGATTCTGTCCCCTCTAGTCAAGGACTGGGCCCCGAAAGCTTTCGTCATCTCCTTCAAGCTAGAGACCGACGCATCCATCCTGCTCGACAAGGCTCGCCGAGCTCTGGACGCTTACAGGCACCAAGCAGTGGTGGCCAACATCCTGGACTCCAGACGGGGTCATGTGGTGGTCGTGACCCCCGACACTCAAACCGAGCTGACCCTCGACGAGGACGACACGAAGAATGAGGTGGAGATCGAGGAGAAGATTGTCAGCAACCTGATATCAGCTCATACCAAGTTCATAAACCAACCAATCGGCTGA
- the ppcs gene encoding phosphopantothenate--cysteine ligase isoform X1, translating to MAEPRVSSIDGKLAEEFAAPSHVDEVKEKMSAFARRHADAGRRVVLITSGGTKVPLESRTVRFLDNFSSGRRGASSAEYFIDSGYAVIFLHRHRSLYPYTRMFLPINLLEALQFRGGEGASATGGEVVVNQQLLPNIAKVLKRYNEVKEGGLLLPIEFNTLSEYLHLLKAAAQELSSVGSLAMFYLAAAVSDFYIPASEMPEHKIQSSNGPLQLSMKMVPKILSPLVKDWAPKAFVISFKLETDASILLDKARRALDAYRHQAVVANILDSRRGHVVVVTPDTQTELTLDEDDTKNEVEIEEKIVSNLISAHTKFINQPIG from the exons ATGGCTGAACCCAGAGTCTCTTCCATAGATGGGAAGCTGGCGGAAGAGTTTGCTGCTCCCTCCCATGTCGATGAGGTTAAGGAGAAGATGTCTGCCTTCGCCAGGCGTCATGCGGACGCGGGTCGGCGGGTGGTTCTCATCACATCAGGAGGCACAAAGGTTCCCCTGGAGTCGCGTACGGTGCGATTCCTGGATAACTTCAGCAGCGGCAGACGAGGAGCCTCATCAGCAGAGTACTTCATAGACTCGGGCTACGCTGTCATTTTCCTCCACAGGCACCGTTCTCTCTACCCCTACACGAGAATGTTCCTACCCATTAACCTGCTGGAGGCTCTGCAGttcagaggaggagaaggagcatCTGCAACCGGCGGTGAAGTGGTGGTTAACCAGCAGCTGCTTCCAAACATCGCCAAAGTACTGAAGAGGTATAACGAGGTGAAAGAGGGAGGACTTCTGCTGCCCATCGAGTTCAACACTCTGTCAGAGTATCTGCATTTGCTGAAAGCTGCAGCACAGGAGCTCAGCTCAGTAG GATCGTTGGCCATGTTTTACTTGGCCGCTGCTGTGTCTGATTTCTACATCCCTGCATCAGAGATGCCTGAGCACAAAATCCAGTCTTCCAACGGGCCTCTTCAA CTCAGCATGAAAATGGTCCCGAAGATTCTGTCCCCTCTAGTCAAGGACTGGGCCCCGAAAGCTTTCGTCATCTCCTTCAAGCTAGAGACCGACGCATCCATCCTGCTCGACAAGGCTCGCCGAGCTCTGGACGCTTACAGGCACCAAGCAGTGGTGGCCAACATCCTGGACTCCAGACGGGGTCATGTGGTGGTCGTGACCCCCGACACTCAAACCGAGCTGACCCTCGACGAGGACGACACGAAGAATGAGGTGGAGATCGAGGAGAAGATTGTCAGCAACCTGATATCAGCTCATACCAAGTTCATAAACCAACCAATCGGCTGA